The DNA region GAGGCCGTGTCGCTCGCCAATGACTCTGACTACGGCCTGGCCGCCGCCGTGTGGACGCGCGATCTCTCACGCGCCCATCGCGTGGCGAGGCGCATCGAGGCCGGGCTGGTCTGGGTGAACACCTGGTACCTGCGCGACCTGCGCACCCCATTTGGCGGCATGAAGCTGTCCGGACTCGGACGCGAGGGCGGACGGCACTCATTCGATTTCTACTCGGAGCTGCGCAATGTCTGCATCAAGCTGTGACAACGGAACAGGATACCTCCTTGCCGATCGGGCCCAACCCCTGGCGGCCTACCCGCACATGCGCGAGGCAAACGGCTTTCTGTTCGTCTCCGGCATCTCGTCACGGCGACCCGATGGCACGGTCGACGGCGTCGAGACGCGAGACGGCGCGGTAATCACCGACATCCGCGCCCAGACCCGCGCGGTCATCGAGAACATCAAGACCATCCTCGGCGCGGCGGGCGCGGGGCTCGAGAACATCGTGACCCTCACCGCCTACCTCGTCGACATGGGCGAGTTCGGCGGCTACAACGCGGTCTACAACGAATACTTCACCGCCGAGCGCGGCCCGTCGCGCACCACCATCGGCGTCGCCTCGCTGCCCGGCCCGCATCTTCGCATCGAGATCACCGCCGTGGCGAAGGCGCCGAACCAGACTGCGGCCGCACCCGCACCATCACTCGACGCCCGCCTGCAGCCGCTGGCCGATCGACTGTTCGAGGCTCAGGCCACGAGCACGCCGTGCGATCCGCTCTCTGAGAGCCTTCCCGATCTGACGGTGGCCGAAGCCTACGCCATCGCCCGCGCCAACCTCACACGGGGCGGCAGCCGTCAGGTTGGGTGGAAGGTGGGTCTCACCAGCACCGCCGTGCAGACCTGGCTTGGGGTCACAGAGCCGGATTTCGGCGGCCTCACCGAGGCCATGTCGGTGAATGACGGAGACCGTGTCGACATCGCCTCGTTGCTGCAGCCGCGCGTGGAAGGCGAGGTGGCCTTCGTGCTCGCCCGCGATCTGCCTGGCCCTGTCGTGAGCGACGCCGACGTGATGGCGGCCACGGCCTTCGTGGTGCCCTGCATCGAGGTCATCGACTCGCGCGTGCGCGACTGGAAGATCACGCTCGTCGACACGGTGGCCGACAATGCGTCGAGTGCGCGCTTCGTGCTGGGCCGTCGCCAGCGCAGGCTCGAAGACCTCGATCTGCGCATGGCCGGCATGGCGCTTCGCCGCAACGGTGACGTGGTGTCGACCGGCGCCGGCGCGGCCTGCCTCGATCACCCGGTCAAGGCCGTGCGCTGGCTGGCCGAGAAGCTGGCAAGCCTCGGGCACATGTTGCGTGCGGGCGATGTGGTGCTCAGCGGCGCCCTCGGTCCGGTGTGCCCCGTTTCCAGCGGCGACCACATCGAGGTGGAGATCAGCGGTCTGGGAACGGTGTCGGCGCGCTTCTGAAGGCACGGGCGCGGAGCAGCGCCGCCCGCAGCTCGTCCTTCGAGCGGAAGCCGGCTTCCTCCATCCACTCGGAGAGCCCGGTGTCGATCTGGCACTCGCTCTCGGTGACGTGCTCGACGAAGAGCGCGTCGAACGCAGCTGACGCATCGGTTGATTCATCGATGCTCAGTTCACCGTTCTCGCCACACGCGGCGCGCTCGACCGCAGCGGCGTGTCGGGCCGCGGCCACGTAGCGATCGCGCAGGCGCAGCTCGTCAAGCACGAGGCCGGTGTTGCGCTCGAGGAACATGCGCGCCGAGAGCCAGCGCTGCATGGCGCGGCACAGCGCCACCTCACGGAGCAATGCGCGCATCTCGCCCGCATCGATATCGTTGGCCATGCGCCACACATCGTAATCGGTGTCGCTCTCGAGGTTGCGGCGACGGCGGAACCGTCTCTCCTCGTGGGTGATGTCGGCTTCGGAGACCGTGACGTCGAGTGAGCCCGCGAGCAGGGCCACCAGCCTGCGATTGGCGGCCTGAAGGCCCATGTCGAGAAAATCGGGCTGATGCAGCGCTGCCGTCTTTGCGATGGTCTCGAACGAGACCTCGACCCCATCGTGACAGACCTTGCGGTCGAGGGTGTCGAGCACGTTGAACAGGTACGAGCGCTCGAACGTGAACGCCGCAGAAGGCGTCGCTCGAGCGACCTCCCCGTCGGCGATGAGGGCGAGCATCTTCTCGGCATCTCGACGCTTGAGATCAACGTAGCTGCTCGCGAAGAAGGCGGCAGTGCGCGCGCAGGTCGCCTCTTCCACCCCAGCGGCCAGCCAGCGTGTCCGCATCTCTGCGACGGTGCGATCACCGTAGAATACAGCCTTGGCCAGGTCGGTGAGAAGGCGACCTGTATCTTCGTCGACGACCCCCTCATCGCACGCGCGCCGCAGCGTGGCGCGCACGTTGATCATGGGCAGGGTGAGGCCTCTGTAGCCGTAATCTGCGGGGCCGTGCAGCAGAACCACCTCGTCGTCGTCGGTGAGCGCGCCGCTGCGATACATCTCGTAGATCTCGCCCACGCCCACCATGCCGAACTCAGCCGTCTCGGCGGCCCGCAGCGCGCCCATGCTGCTGGCCCCGAAGACCCGCACCCCGCGGTGCAGCGCATAGAGAATCTCCTTGTGCCAGACCGACAGGCTCTGGCCGAACACGCCGTCGATGAGGCCGATGACATCGGGGCGATGGGTGTGCACGGCGCTCAAGATGTCGGCCTGGGCCGCGGGGGGCAGATAGACGGCGTCGAGAATCTCGCGCGCGGCCTCGACAGGCATGGTGGGCCCCAGAAAGATGACCGCCTTCACGAACCGATCTCCTCAGCCCTTGAATACGCGAGCGCGCGGGCGCCTGGCGTGTAGTACTCTGACATGTAGCCCTCGAGACCCGGCACGATGACGCGCGCCACCGAGATCGGACAGTCGGGCTCGGTGAGCTCGAAGACCACGACCTGATTGCAGCCGATGTGGCGCAAGCGGTCGAGCAGGCAGCCGGCGTCGCCCTCGAAGCTCTCGGTCACCTGTGTGGTTGAAGCCGGTCGTGCGATGGGCAGCGTCTCGGTCGCAACGCGGAAGCGCTCCGCGTCGTCGAACCGCCCGATCTCCTCACGGCGATGGCGGAAGATATCGTCGCGCGCGCCAGCGATGAGCACTGCGCGGCTCTGCACCGCCTCGGTGATGGCCCGCAGCATGGCGATCTGCGGGTCGAGATGGGCGCCGTACCCGCCCGCGGCGCCTGTGCTGAACGCCGATCGATCGTAGATGGTGGCGTGATAGACCGGCACACGGGTGTCGACCGTGCGATCGAGCAGCACGAGATCGAACCCCGCAGCATCGAGACGTTGACACAGATCGGCCACGAGCGGCCCCACGGCATCGAGGGGCACGCGATGAAATCTGCCCGCGCCCCGTCGCGCCGCCACCGCGGTGCAGGTCAAGGCGTCGCGCTCGATGACCTCATACAGCCCCGCGCACACCGCCTCGAGCAGATCGTTCCCCGAGGCCAGGCCGTTCGACCCGAGCGGCGCGAAGGCGCGATGCTCGACGGGGTCGTAGCCGAATCCGTGCACCAGAACCTGCACCAGGGGAACGGCCACCTCTTGCTGCCCCAAGATGTCCCAGCCCAGCGTCCAGCGCTCGGGGCGACGAGGCGAGAACAGCGAAGGGCGCAGCAGTGTCAGTCGGTCGAGAGGCGCGACCGCGTGTCGACGGCTCACATCGTCGTACGCCTCGACAAAGCTCGGAAGCCGCGCCACCTCTGCGTGGTGCAGCTCGATGGCCTCCATGGCCGCCGAGACCTGCGCCGCTACACGGGTGAAGCCCTTGCCCGCCGAGCAGACGATGCTGGCGGCGTTGGGGCGAATGCCCACCACCACGGGGATGCCGATGCGGTCGAGCCCGGTGATGTCAGCCAGTCGGGTGAGCCCTGCCGCTGCAAAGAGCGGGCGGATTCGCTCGAGCGTGACCTCCGGAGCGACGCGGCGATGGGTGCCGTCAAAGAACCCCTTGGGCGCGCGCAGAGGGCGGCCACGAAAGCCGATGGGCTCATGCGCAGTACAGGCGGATTCGCTCACGATGCCTGGGGGGTTCGCAGCGCCCCTTCGCCTTCTCCTGCCCCGCGTCTCGTGGAAGCGCTACCCGCGACGTCGGCACCAGAACGTGTACATGCCGAGGAACGTGGACGGGTAGAGACGCTCGAACGCCTCCCAGAACGTGAGATTGACCCGCGAGGCGTCGTCGCCGAAGAGCGCATGGTAGGTGGCGAGAACCCGCGGATCGGTGAACTCGAACCCGATGAGCTCGAGGTCGAGGGCCGCGAGCATCGTTGCGATCTGGGGAAGATCGAATTGATGCTCGCACACGTGAAAAGCGAGGTCGCGACAAGCGCTCGTGACGTAGAAGTCCTGGGTCTTCGTGACATCCCTCGCGACGTCATCTTCAGGAAGCTGCAGAACGGCCTGCCGCCAGCGCCGGATGTTCGCCGTGTCGGTGGCGTCGATCCCCGTGGCCAGCGCGCGTGCTGCATTCACCCCCGCGCGCGCCGCGCGCGAGTAGAGCCCCACCCGCATGAATCCTCTCGAGACGAGCCTCTCGCGAAGCACGCGCCACCCGCGCATCGGATCTTCGAGGTGATGCAGAACCCCCACGCAATCGATGACGTCAAAGCGCTCAGAGAGCGCAGCCAGCTCGAGGATGTCGCCGTGCCGAAAATCGACGTTGCGAATGCCGAGACGTGCGGCCATCTCGGTGGCGTAGGCAAGGCTCGCGCGGCTCAGGTCGACCGCAAGAACCTCTGCGCCCGCGATCTGCGTGGCAAACGTCAGGGCGACCCGTCCCGTTCCGCAACCCGCCGACAGCACGCGTGTCGATGGGTTGTCTGCCTCACCGTCGACGTAGCCGCAGCTGTGCTGCAGCATTGCGCGAAACGGCGCCACCGGTCGCTGCGGAAGGCTCAGCCACCGCGGGTAGGGATGAACCTCGTACTGGTCGCGCACCTCTCGCGACACGGCATCGCACACCTCGGTGAGATCGGCCACGGTCTCACCGCGCTGACGCAGCCGGTCGAGCCCCTTGCGAAAGGGGCGATACATGGCCACCACCGCCTGACGAACCCCATCGTCGTCGTGCACGCGCTCGAAGGCGGCGATGGCGTCGTGCTCCTGCGGGGTGACCGCGAAGACGAGCTCATTGAGCTGGCACTGCAAGGCCATCGAGACCACGAACCCGCGATGCTCGGCCGCGCCACCCATGGCAAGAAGGCGTCGCCAGGCGGTGAGCACCGCTTCAACGCGAACGTCGGTGCAGAGCGAGAACCGCAGCGCCAGGTTCAGCAAGCGATCGCCCCACAGGGGGGCGCTCAGCTCGCGCAGGCGAGATTCATCATTCACCCGCGCGGCCTCTGCAACGGCAGGCCAAGACCGATGATGGGTGAGCGCCTGAAAGACCAGCGTTCCCGCCAGCTGCAGGTCGAGCCCTGCAACCTCGAAGCAGCGCACGAGCTCATCACGCACCGCTGGCACGAGCGGCATCAGCACCTGTCGGCTGAGGCAGTCGAGCCAGCCACGCCGCGCCACCAGATCGGGCGCGGGCGATGTTGGGACGAAGGCAAGCAGATCGTCTGCGGTCACGTCGTCTGGCAGGGGCGCGGAAACGGACGAATCAGAGGGTCTGACCAGCGCCCGGGCATAGTGCTCGCGCGCTTCGCTCCACACGCCGCGCCGGTGAAGCAGAGACGCGAGATTGCATTGGGCCTGCGAGAGCCCCGGGTCGACCTCGAGCGCCTGCCGCAGATGCTGCTCTGCCCCGCTCTCGTCGCCTCGCCGCAGGCAGATGGCCCCCAGCGTGTTGAGCACAGGGGCGCTCGAGGGCCGCAGCGCCAGTGCCTCATGGGCGTGCACGAGCGCGTCGTCGAGGCGATTCTCGCTCAGGTCGACGAGGGCAAGCAGGTGCAGGGCACCTGCGTGCCCCTCGTGCTGCAGCACGTCGACACAGGACCGGCGCGCCTCGTCGAAGCGCCCTTCTTGATAGCAGAGAAGGGCCTGACGCACATCCGCGTCTCGTAGATCAGGTGAGGTCATCGGCAGACGCATTGGACACCCGCCCGAGCGCTTCCTCGATGCGCCATCCCGAACGTGGAACGGGTGCAGGCACCCGCAACAATTCTTGAATGCCTCCCGGAACAAAGGAGGAAACGCGGGCGTCTCGAATCTCAAGCGCTCTTGGCAAGGTGGGCTCACCCACCTTCCGCAACACCTGCATAACAGAGCCGCTTCGAAACACAGCGATCACCCCGTGCCGGATTGGTGCTCACAGGTTTCGAGTCGACTGACGAAAGCAAAGGAGACCTCCCCGTCATGGCATCTGATCGCGACCGCGTCATCCTGGCCGAAGCCGTTTCGAAGTGCTGGCAAGACGCCGACTTCAAAGCCCGATTCATCAGCAACCCCGCCGCTGAGCTGAAAGCGGCCGGCATGGACATCGCCGCCGGGACCACGGTCCAGGTGTTCGAGAGCACGGCGACCGTCACGTATCTGGCCCTTAGCCACGACCTGCCGCTCGAGCAGTACGCGCTGACGCTCGGCAAGGCCATTGCCGCCAAGCTGCCCCTCAAGCCCGGGTCTGAGGTTCGCCTGGTCTCCACCACGCCCAGCTATCTCCCCATCTGCCTGCCTACCCCTCCTGGGGCAACCTCCATGACTGATGCAGACCTCCTCGCTGTCGCCGGTGGTGACTACACCGCGACCGCAGCCAATGTGGTGCAGACGGTCAATGCCGCAACCACGGCCAACGCCGCGGCTGTGGCAAACGTCGCAGGCGCCACGAACGCCGTGGGCGCCGCCGAGGCCGTGGTCGTCGCCGCCGTCATCATCTAGACGCTTGCTTCGGGTGCGCAGGCGCGCGCTCTCGCGCACGCGAAGCGCTCTCTACCCCAAGAAACCAAACCAGAACAGACAGGAGAACAATCCACATGGCATCCGATCGCGACCGCGTCATCATTGCAGAGGCCATCTCGAAGTGCTGGAGCGATTCTGGCTTCAAGGCCCGATTCACCAAGGACCCCGCCGCCGAGCTCAAGGCGGCCGGCATGGACCTCGCCGCCGGCACCACCGTGCAGGTCTTCGAGAGCACGAACACGCTCACGTACCTCACCCTCAGCCACGACATCCCCCTCGAGCAGTATGGC from Pseudomonadota bacterium includes:
- a CDS encoding methyltransferase domain-containing protein codes for the protein MRLPMTSPDLRDADVRQALLCYQEGRFDEARRSCVDVLQHEGHAGALHLLALVDLSENRLDDALVHAHEALALRPSSAPVLNTLGAICLRRGDESGAEQHLRQALEVDPGLSQAQCNLASLLHRRGVWSEAREHYARALVRPSDSSVSAPLPDDVTADDLLAFVPTSPAPDLVARRGWLDCLSRQVLMPLVPAVRDELVRCFEVAGLDLQLAGTLVFQALTHHRSWPAVAEAARVNDESRLRELSAPLWGDRLLNLALRFSLCTDVRVEAVLTAWRRLLAMGGAAEHRGFVVSMALQCQLNELVFAVTPQEHDAIAAFERVHDDDGVRQAVVAMYRPFRKGLDRLRQRGETVADLTEVCDAVSREVRDQYEVHPYPRWLSLPQRPVAPFRAMLQHSCGYVDGEADNPSTRVLSAGCGTGRVALTFATQIAGAEVLAVDLSRASLAYATEMAARLGIRNVDFRHGDILELAALSERFDVIDCVGVLHHLEDPMRGWRVLRERLVSRGFMRVGLYSRAARAGVNAARALATGIDATDTANIRRWRQAVLQLPEDDVARDVTKTQDFYVTSACRDLAFHVCEHQFDLPQIATMLAALDLELIGFEFTDPRVLATYHALFGDDASRVNLTFWEAFERLYPSTFLGMYTFWCRRRG